A window of the Fuscovulum sp. genome harbors these coding sequences:
- a CDS encoding ClpXP protease specificity-enhancing factor SspB, whose product MARSIDYGNLMHRAMRGLIQNVLQDVARDGLPGAHHFFITFDTTHPDVAIADWLRARYPAEMTVVIQHWFENLIVTDEGFSVTLNFGNQPEPLVIPFDSVRTFVDPSVEFGLRFETHSDDDEEDDSEDSDDDGDDDPPPQQDAQIVSLDKFRKH is encoded by the coding sequence ATGGCTCGTTCCATCGACTACGGCAATCTGATGCATCGGGCGATGCGCGGGTTGATCCAGAATGTCCTGCAAGATGTTGCCCGCGACGGCCTGCCCGGCGCGCATCACTTCTTCATCACCTTCGACACCACCCATCCCGATGTCGCCATCGCGGACTGGCTTCGCGCCCGCTATCCGGCCGAGATGACGGTGGTCATCCAGCACTGGTTCGAAAACCTGATCGTCACGGATGAGGGCTTTTCCGTCACGCTGAACTTCGGCAATCAGCCCGAACCGCTGGTCATCCCATTCGATTCCGTCCGCACCTTCGTGGATCCCTCCGTAGAATTCGGCCTGCGCTTCGAAACCCATAGCGATGATGACGAAGAAGATGACAGCGAAGACAGCGACGATGACGGCGACGATGATCCCCCGCCCCAGCAGGACGCGCAGATCGTCAGCCTCGACAAGTTCCGCAAGCACTGA